The genomic stretch TCAAACCCAACAATCTTAAGAATTTTCTGACCTCATACGAAAAAGTCGACAAAGCCAGTATGTATGATTTATTTCTATATTTACTAAAAAATAACCTCAGAAAGCAGCTTATAGGGCCATCAAGCTTTAACCCCCGCATTCTAAAAACAACCTATCTTCAGCTAATTGAGCTCGATTACCAAAACAAATCCGGTCAACTCACAATTCCAAAAGAAATCGCTCTGGTCAGAATCATAATAAACCTGATAAAGAATTAATAGCCATAATTCTGTTATCATTTTTATAGATGTCCAAAATTGTCAGTAAACCATGGGGGAGAGAAATAATTCTCTCCGAAAGCAATCTGCCTTATACCGCCAAAATTCTTCAAATTTCCGGCGGCAAAAGGCTTTCACTTCAGTATCACGATCAGAAAACAGAAACCCTTGTTCTAGTCTCCGGAAAAGCCATATTATTACGTGGTCCCACCCAAAACAAACTGGAAAAAACCGAAATGACCCCCGATCAGGGCTATACCATTCAAAATATGGAGGTCCATCGCATCGAAGCTATAAGCGACTGTCGAATTTTTGAAGCGTCCACCCCGGAAATCGGCATTACCTACAGACTCGAAGATGATACCAACAGAACCAATGAAACATTAAATCATTTATAAAAATATGGAAACCCCAAACATCCTCTGGTTTAAAGAAATTACCAAAGACAGCATCCCCCAGGCCGGTGGCAAAGGTGCAAACTTAGGCGAAATGTATGGTCTCGACATTCCGGTGCCCAACGGATTCGTTGTCACCTCCGATGCCTATTTCCGATTTATAAAAGAAAACAAGCTTGATATCCAAATAAAAAATGCCCTCTCGGGAATCGATGTCGACGACCCAAACCAACTCCTGTCCGCCTCGAAAAAAGCAAAATCAATCATAAAAAAAGGGAAGATAAGCCAGGCTCTTTCTATCGAAATCATGAAAGCCTACAAAAGACTTTCCGACTATGGCGGCCTAAAAAACAGCCCGGTGGCGGTCAGGTCATCCGCCACGGCCGAAGACTTGCCCGACGCTTCTTTTGCCGGTCAACAGGAAACATTTCTCCATGTTGGCGGGGAAACAAACGTACTAAATCGTGTTCAGGACTGTTGGGCCAGTCTCTTTACTCCCAGGGCAATTTTTTACCGCGAAAAAAAGAAATTTGACCACTTTCAAGTCGGCATTGCCGTCCCGGTGCAAAAGCAGATAAACTCAGAAATCTCGGGCATCGCCTTCACCATGAATCCGGTAACAAACGACAAAACCCAAATTATTGTCGAAACTATCTGGGGGCTTGGAGAATACATTGTTCAGGGAAAAGTCACCCCCGATCAGGTGGTAATAAACAAACACGATTGGAAAATACTATCCAAAAGTCACGTCAGCCAAGATACCCAACTCGTCGAATCTTCCGAAGAAACCAAAGAAACTCCCGTACCCAAAAGCAAGCAGGACAAAATCAAAATAACCGATGATATGGCCCTCAAAATTGCCAAAATTTGTCAAAAGCTCCACAACCACTACGGCAAACCGCAGGATATCGAATTCGCCATAGAAAAAAATAAAATTTACATAGTTCAGACAAGGCCAATAACTACCTTCGTCGCCACCCAAAAAGAAATTGACAAGCAGGAATCCATCAAACAAAAGCCCGATCTCGTTGGGGATTCGGCCAGTCCCGGTCTAGCCTCAGGGGTTGTTGTCATAATCAAAAGCCCCAAAGAAATAGACCGAGTTACCAAAGGCCACATTTTGGTTACCTCCATGACTTCTCCCGATTACGTTCCCGCCATGAAAAAAGTCAATGGAATAATAACCGACAAGGGTGGCCAAACCTCTCATGCCGCCATTGTTAGCCGGGAGCTCGGAGTTCCTTGTGTCGTTGGCACCAAAACCGCTACCAAAGATCTAAAAGAGGGTGATGTCGTTACCCTAAACGGTGCTACCGGCGAAGTCTGGAAGGGAAATTTAGTCACTGCGTCAAATGTTGTCATTACAACTCAACCGTCAGTAAACGGCAAGCCCCGAAAAACTGCCACCAAACTTTTTCTAAATCTGGGCGAGCCTGAATTAGCAAAAGTCATGTCCCAAAAAAACGTCGACGGTGTCGGTCTACTTCGGGCCGAATTTATGATTGCCAATATCGGCATTCATCCCAAAAAAATGATCGCCGAAAACAAACAAAAAGAATACATCGACCAATTGGCAAAAGGGCTACTAGAGTTCTGCAAAAACTTTTCCCCGAGACCTATTATCTATCGGGCCACCGATTTCAAAACCAACGAATACCGATTCCTAAAATGGGGAAAACTATACGAGCCTGAAGAGCCAAATCCGCTTTTGGGTTTCCGCGGTGCCGTCAGATATATCAACTCTAGTGACGTTTTTAATATGGAACTAGAGGCAATAAAATTAGTCAGAAACAAATACGGCTACAAAAACATTTGGCTCATGATTCCTTTTGTCCGTACTCCCCACGAGCTTGAAGAGGTAAAAAAAATCGTTACTGCCGCCGGGCTAATCAGATCTCCCTCATTTAAACTCTACATGATGGTCGAAATCCCTAGCAATGTCATCCTTCTGGACAAATTTATCGATGTCGGAATCGACGGAATATCAATCGGAAGCAATGATTTAACCATGCTCACCCTTGGCCTGGACCGGGACAATCAGGAAGTCGCCAAAAACTTCAACGAAATGGACCCGGCCGTAATCTGGTCCCTCAAAAGAGCCGTCACCAAAGCCAGAAAAAGAGGAATCAATGCTTCTATCTGCGGCCAAGCCCCCAGTAATTACCCGGAATTAGTCGAAAAATTAGTCAAATGGGGAATTACTAGTATCTCCGTTAGCCCCGATGTTGTAGAGTCCACCCGAGATATTATCGCTTGGGCCGAGAAACGAAAAATAGAAAAATAATTACCCAAAAACAACCACCATCTCACCCTTCAATAGGCCGATTTTCCCGGGATTGATTACTTCCTCAAAATTTTTGGTCATCTCACGGCAAATCCTCATCTGAATTTTGTCCCCATATACCTCTCGTATTTCAGCCACTAATTTTTCCACCCTAAAAGGAGACTCATATACAATTTTTACACCATCTACAGTCAAATATTCTTTCAAAACTTTAATTCTATCCCCTGATTTTTTGGGTAAAAAGCCCAAAAAACAAAATCTTCCCGCCGGTAAACCCGCCAACACCAAGGCATTAATAGCGGCACTTGGCCCGGGTATCGACGTATATTTTATACCCATCTCCTGGCATTTTTTAACTAATTTCCATCCGGGGTCAGAGACAATCGGTGTCCCGGCATCGGTTACCAGTCCGACTTTCGACCCTACCCGCAATAGTTCTATTATTTGGGGGATCTTTTGTTCCTCAACTTCATCATAAAAAGAAATCATTTTCGGGTTATTTCTAATACCCAAGTTTTTAAGAAGCATCCCCGTATGCCGTGTATCTTCACACAAAAGATAGTCCACCACTTCCAATGTTTCCACCGCCCGCAGGGTAACATCCTTAAGATTCCCAATCGGTGTGGCAATTATATACAACATTTATATTTCTTTTAAATCAAAATTTTTAACTGTTTTTTTGTCGGCGTTAAAATGAAAAACCGCTTTAATACTGGTACCCCTCAAAACCACCGGCAACCAGTGTTTATCTGTCTGCCACATCATTTCGTATGGTATTTTTTCAATATCAAACCACTCTGGCGCCATTTCTTCGCTTTCGCTTGGTTCTCCCTGCCACTGATAACACAAAAACAAATAAACAAAAACTTCAAAATCATCTTCAAAAACAAATAAAACTTCCCCTCTGGATTCTAGCTGCCCCAAATCAACTCCAAGTTCCTCTTTGGCCTCTCTCCTTGCCGCCTCAACTACAGTCTCGCCTTCCTGGATTTTCCCTCCGGTTCCATTCCACAAACCCACACCCAAACCTCTCTTCTTCATGGCCAAGCAAATTTTGTTTTCTTTTATCAAAAAACAATTGGTTACTACTTTTCGCATTTTTAATTAAAATTATCAATTATTTTATCTCAAACTCTTCCCAAAACGAATCAACCACATAAGTTTTTATCCCAATCGTCATTTTTTGTCCACCCAAATTCGAATCCATTATAACCTTTTTAATTCCCAGAGCCCAATCCTTTAGTAAATCCAAATTTTTTCTGGAGGTCTCACCTCTTATCAACACATCCCTTTTCCCCTCATAAAGCTGATACTCTTCAAAATCAACAATAATTTCGTCTACACCTTTATGAAACAATTCCGCCGTAAGCCCCGCCACACCAGTCTTTAGATGCAAATAATTTTCACTCATTAAATTAGCCAGACTCTTTTTATACTTAAATGTAATTGACGACATAATTAATTAAATTGTCTAATAACCGCTACTACTTTCCCCCTGATCTCCACTTCTGTCACAAAAATAGGGGACATGGTTGAATTTGCCGGTTGAAGCCTGATTCTATTGGCCTCGCGATAAAACCTCTTCAAGGTGGCAAACCCATTTCTCAAAACCGCCACCACAATATCACCGTTGTTTGCCTCCTTCTGCTCACGTACCACCACATAATCACCGCTCAAAATCCCATCATCAATCATCGAGTCACCCTTTGCCTGCAACACATATGATCTTTCCCCGGGCCGTACCAGTCCGGAATTCACCATTAGCGTTGCATTTGGGTCAGTATACGGTTCAATGGGCGCTCCACAGGCAATATATCCCAAAACCGGTAGCTCAAAAAAATTCCTTTCTATCTTAGCCTGACCCGCCTCGGTTCCGGTCACCTCAATCCCTCTCACCGCCCCCTTGTATCGCCTGATCAACCCCTTCTTTTCCAACACAGCCAAATGCTCGTGAACGGTAGCCAAAGAAGATAAACCCAAATATTGGGCAATCTCCGTCAATGTCGGTGCATAGCCAAATTTGTCAATATTCTTATTAATATAATCTAAAATTTGTTTTTGCCTTCTGTATATTACCGTTGCCATATTCAAGATATTACGCGAATAATACCCGAAGTCAACTACCAAAACAAAACTGACTAAATGTTATATTTAAACATACATTATGTTTGCCATTATTTTTCTCGCACTACTTATAGCCTTTCCATCCCCATCTTTCGCCGCCGGTGAGTTTAAATCAGTTCAGGAAATAGTTTACAATGTCGATCAAGCCGGAAATGCCCTGGTTCAGGAAAAAATTACCCTGACAAACAATTTGTCCCAAATCTACATAAAAAAATATACTATAGAAATCAATGGATCCGATATAAAAAACATAGTTGGAAACGATGAATACGGAAATATTGTAATCACCTCCGAAACAAAAGGCGACAAAACCACTATCAATCTGGAATTAAACCAACCAGCGGTAGGAAAAGACAAGACAAACACCTTCAACCTTTCTTATTCCATGGGCAAATTTGCCATCCACAAAGGGAGTATCTGGGAAATAAATATTCCCGAATACAATACTTTATCTGAAAACGATACCACCAGTGTCACCGTCAATACTCCCACCTCTTTCGGTAAATTATCATTTTCCTCCGTTGCGGCAAAAACCCTCCTCGCCTCCAACAACCAGAATCAAATCCAACTTTCCCCAAACCAGGCGGCCAACAAAAAAATCCTCCTGACCTTCGGTAATTTTCAACTCTTCAACTTCGAATTAAAATATTTCCTCAACAATCCCTCCTCAGATACAATCAACACCGAAATTGCCATTCCGCCTACCACCGAAAGCCAATCAGTAATATTTTCCGGCCTCACCCCCAGCCCAAACAATGTCTTGATAGACGCCGACGGAAACTGGTTGGCTCAATATCAGCTGTCTCCAAACCAAGAGATATCC from Candidatus Shapirobacteria bacterium encodes the following:
- a CDS encoding cupin, which codes for MSKIVSKPWGREIILSESNLPYTAKILQISGGKRLSLQYHDQKTETLVLVSGKAILLRGPTQNKLEKTEMTPDQGYTIQNMEVHRIEAISDCRIFEASTPEIGITYRLEDDTNRTNETLNHL
- the ppsA gene encoding phosphoenolpyruvate synthase → METPNILWFKEITKDSIPQAGGKGANLGEMYGLDIPVPNGFVVTSDAYFRFIKENKLDIQIKNALSGIDVDDPNQLLSASKKAKSIIKKGKISQALSIEIMKAYKRLSDYGGLKNSPVAVRSSATAEDLPDASFAGQQETFLHVGGETNVLNRVQDCWASLFTPRAIFYREKKKFDHFQVGIAVPVQKQINSEISGIAFTMNPVTNDKTQIIVETIWGLGEYIVQGKVTPDQVVINKHDWKILSKSHVSQDTQLVESSEETKETPVPKSKQDKIKITDDMALKIAKICQKLHNHYGKPQDIEFAIEKNKIYIVQTRPITTFVATQKEIDKQESIKQKPDLVGDSASPGLASGVVVIIKSPKEIDRVTKGHILVTSMTSPDYVPAMKKVNGIITDKGGQTSHAAIVSRELGVPCVVGTKTATKDLKEGDVVTLNGATGEVWKGNLVTASNVVITTQPSVNGKPRKTATKLFLNLGEPELAKVMSQKNVDGVGLLRAEFMIANIGIHPKKMIAENKQKEYIDQLAKGLLEFCKNFSPRPIIYRATDFKTNEYRFLKWGKLYEPEEPNPLLGFRGAVRYINSSDVFNMELEAIKLVRNKYGYKNIWLMIPFVRTPHELEEVKKIVTAAGLIRSPSFKLYMMVEIPSNVILLDKFIDVGIDGISIGSNDLTMLTLGLDRDNQEVAKNFNEMDPAVIWSLKRAVTKARKRGINASICGQAPSNYPELVEKLVKWGITSISVSPDVVESTRDIIAWAEKRKIEK
- the rsmI gene encoding 16S rRNA (cytidine(1402)-2'-O)-methyltransferase; translation: MLYIIATPIGNLKDVTLRAVETLEVVDYLLCEDTRHTGMLLKNLGIRNNPKMISFYDEVEEQKIPQIIELLRVGSKVGLVTDAGTPIVSDPGWKLVKKCQEMGIKYTSIPGPSAAINALVLAGLPAGRFCFLGFLPKKSGDRIKVLKEYLTVDGVKIVYESPFRVEKLVAEIREVYGDKIQMRICREMTKNFEEVINPGKIGLLKGEMVVVFG
- a CDS encoding 8-oxo-dGTP diphosphatase, with protein sequence MRKVVTNCFLIKENKICLAMKKRGLGVGLWNGTGGKIQEGETVVEAARREAKEELGVDLGQLESRGEVLFVFEDDFEVFVYLFLCYQWQGEPSESEEMAPEWFDIEKIPYEMMWQTDKHWLPVVLRGTSIKAVFHFNADKKTVKNFDLKEI
- the lexA gene encoding transcriptional repressor LexA, which translates into the protein MATVIYRRQKQILDYINKNIDKFGYAPTLTEIAQYLGLSSLATVHEHLAVLEKKGLIRRYKGAVRGIEVTGTEAGQAKIERNFFELPVLGYIACGAPIEPYTDPNATLMVNSGLVRPGERSYVLQAKGDSMIDDGILSGDYVVVREQKEANNGDIVVAVLRNGFATLKRFYREANRIRLQPANSTMSPIFVTEVEIRGKVVAVIRQFN